ACCTGGTTTTGCTGATTTCCATAAAGCAAAATCAAGGGGATCTTTCTTTCGCTCATCGACTTCAATACGTGAGCCTGAAATCAAATCAGCAGGATTGCGCTTAGAAAGCTTTCCATAGTCTTTGAACTTGGTAACAGAGTAATAGACGTCCCCATCAACTGCATAGGCGCATCCCTTATCTATGAGCGAAGCCACCATATTAATAATATCCTGCATATTGGTGGTGACCCTGACGAATTGAATGGGCTTGATGTTAAGGGAATTTAATGCTTCTTCATAGATGGCCGCATACTTGTCAGCAACTTCAATGGCAGTGATGCCTTCCTGCTTCATTCGGTTGATGATTTTATCATCGATATCGGTAAAGTTCTGGACGAAATTCACTTCGAACCCAAGTACTTCAAACCATCTTCTAATGATGTCCATGACTACCGCACCGCGTATATGACCGATGTGCGGTGCATCCTGTGGGGTGAGGCCGCAGGCATACATTGATACTTTGCCAGGTTCACGAGGCGAAAATTCTTCTTTTTGTCCACTCAGTGTGTTAGTAAGTTTAACATTTGGGAGCATAAATGCTTCATCCTTTTCCTGCGTTCATCCCTTCAATCATGAAGAGAATTCAACCTAATAGGATACTTGGATATTCTTATTCTTTACATCACTCTAGTCTGCTAGATGAGTAAACCTTTAAA
The DNA window shown above is from bacterium and carries:
- the cysS gene encoding cysteine--tRNA ligase, with amino-acid sequence MLPNVKLTNTLSGQKEEFSPREPGKVSMYACGLTPQDAPHIGHIRGAVVMDIIRRWFEVLGFEVNFVQNFTDIDDKIINRMKQEGITAIEVADKYAAIYEEALNSLNIKPIQFVRVTTNMQDIINMVASLIDKGCAYAVDGDVYYSVTKFKDYGKLSKRNPADLISGSRIEVDERKKDPLDFALWKSAKPGEPSWESPWGLGRPGWHIECSTLSLKYLGNNFDIHAGGTDLIFPHHENEIAQSEAYLGGADFCRYWLHWGAITAGGEKMSKSVGNDAKVNAILAKYSPEAIRLYLLGTSYRSPIDYGLDRLDEAQAGWGRVQRAVSNAQRWLEDKTEVCDRS